A part of Aegilops tauschii subsp. strangulata cultivar AL8/78 chromosome 2, Aet v6.0, whole genome shotgun sequence genomic DNA contains:
- the LOC109787036 gene encoding uncharacterized protein isoform X1 has translation MPPARSPAAGLRRRKVFLPLVLVLPLILLTLILIFPSRSIPALRDAALRSQQICDYAAGGWVPDSSAESHLRYDHTCKEIFKGWNCIANGKRNGCALLRWRWKPAGCELLPRLDPLRFLERHRNTNIGFVGDSLNRNMFVSLICMLRGVNGEVRKWRPAGADRGFTFLRYNLTLAYHRTNLLVRYGSWSASPNGGPLESLGYKQGHRIDVDIADQTWAEAPSFHDILIFNTGHWWWSSSKFDPIQSPMLFFEKGKPIIPPLLPPQGLDLTLKHMITFVNKAMRPNGLKFFSTQSPRHFEGGDWNEGQSISRHFISPTSTMRTALSLLSFLAVSVLILAPMAMADGYSQPQDYQPPAYRKPADGLAAGYYGESCPDMEGIVQRAVKKAFAADYTIAAGLIRLFFHDFAVGGCDASILIDAPGSEKYAAASKTLRGFELIEAIKTELEAKCPKTVSCADILTAATRDASREVGVSYWPLVYGRKDGRQSRKEAADKYVPMGRESVTDLVAFFESKGLNVRDLVVLSGAHTIGKASCAAVKPRLCKNKPETLDGKYGDFLRRKCRRGDAEHERVELDGVTPTAFDNGYYKNLERRMGLLETDQKMLHDSRTRSFVQEMAREPEEFKRQFAESMRWLGNVQVLTGSEGEVRSKCSAVNY, from the exons ATGCCGCCGGCGAGGAGCCCGGCCGCCGGCCTGCGGCGGCGCAAAGTCTTCCTCCCTCTCGTGTTGGTCCTCCCCCTTATTCTATTGACCCTAATCCTGATCTTCCCATCTCGATCCATCCCCGCGCTCCGCGACGCAGCTCTCAGGTCCCAACAGATCTGCGACTACGCTGCCGGCGGATGGGTGCCCGACTCCTCCGCCGAGTCCCACCTCCGGTACGACCACACGTGCAAGGAGATCTTCAAGGGGTGGAACTGCATCGCCAACGGCAAGCGCAACGGCTGCGCCCTCCTCCGCTGGCGATGGAAGCCCGCCGGGTGCGAGCTACTCCCCAGACTCGACCCGCTCCGGTTCTTAGAGCGTCACAGGAACACCAACATTG GATTTGTGGGTGATTCTTTGAACCGAAACATGTTTGTCTCATTGATCTGCATGCTCAGGGGAGTGAACGGAGAGGTTCGCAAGTGGCGTCCAGCAGGGGCAGACCGAGGTTTCACATTCCTACGCTACAACCTCACCCTCGCATACCACCGAACTAATCTTTTGGTACGCTATGGCAG CTGGTCAGCCAGTCCAAACGGAGGTCCCCTAGAATCTCTTGGATACAAGCAAGGCCACAGGATTGATGTTGATATTGCCGACCAAACATGGGCAGAGGCACCAAGCTTCCATGATATTCTTATTTTCAATACAGGACATTG GTGGTGGTCCTCTTCAAAGTTTGATCCAATACAGTCACCGATGCTCTTCTTTGAGAAAGGGAAGCCGATTATACCTCCTTTACTGCCACCTCAAGGACTGGATTTGACTCTTAAACACATG ATAACATTTGTGAACAAAGCAATGAGACCCAATGGATTGAAATTCTTCAGCACCCAATCTCCTAGACATTTTGAAGGTGGTGATTGGAATGAAG GTCAATCCATCTCTCGACACTTCATTTCTCCGACGAGCACGATGAGGACGGCGTTGTCGCTTCTCTCCTTCCTCGCCGTCTCAGTGCTTATCCTCGCCCCCATGGCGATGGCGGACGGCTACAGCCAGCCGCAAGACTACCAGCCGCCGGCCTACAGGAAGCCCGCGGACGGCCTCGCCGCCGGATACTACGGCGAGTCGTGCCCCGACATGGAGGGCATCGTCCAGAGGGCCGTCAAGAAGGCCTTCGCCGCAGACTACACCATCGCCGCGGGCCTCATCCGCCTCTTCTTCCACGACTTTGCCGTCGGG GGGTGCGACGCGTCGATCCTGATAGACGCGCCGGGGAGCGAGAAGTACGCCGCGGCGAGCAAGACGCTCCGGGGCTTCGAGCTCATCGAGGCCATCAAGACGGAGCTGGAGGCCAAGTGCCCCAAGACCGTCTCCTGCGCCGACATCCTCACCGCCGCCACCCGCGACGCCAGCAGGGAGGTGGGAGTGAGCTACTGGCCGCTCGTCTACGGCCGGAAGGACGGCCGCCAGTCCCGCAAAGAGGCCGCCGACAAGTACGTGCCCATGGGCCGCGAGAGCGTCACAGACCTCGTCGCCTTCTTCGAGTCCAAGGGCCTAAACGTCCGCGACCTCGTCGTCCTCTCCGGCGCGCACACCATCGGCAAGGCCAGCTGTGCCGCCGTGAAGCCGCGTCTCTGCAAGAACAAGCCGGAGACGCTGGACGGCAAGTACGGCGACTTCCTGAGGCGCAAGTGCCGCCGCGGCGACGCGGAGCACGAGCGAGTGGAGCTCGACGGCGTCACGCCCACGGCGTTCGATAACGGGTACTACAAGAACCTGGAGCGCAGGATGGGACTCCTGGAGACGGACCAGAAGATGCTCCATGACTCCCGGACCAGGAGCTTCGTCCAGGAAATGGCCAGAGAGCCCGAGGAATTCAAGCGCCAGTTCGCCGAGTCCATGCGCTGGCTCGGCAACGTGCAGGTCCTCACCGGCAGCGAGGGCGAGGTCCGATCCAAGTGCTCCGCCGTCAACTACTGA
- the LOC109787036 gene encoding peroxidase 4 isoform X2 → MGARLLRRVPPPVRPHVQGDLQGVELHRQRQAQRLRPPPLAMEARRVRATPQTRPAPVLRASQEHQHWGVNGEVRKWRPAGADRGFTFLRYNLTLAYHRTNLLVRYGSWSASPNGGPLESLGYKQGHRIDVDIADQTWAEAPSFHDILIFNTGHWWWSSSKFDPIQSPMLFFEKGKPIIPPLLPPQGLDLTLKHMITFVNKAMRPNGLKFFSTQSPRHFEGGDWNEGQSISRHFISPTSTMRTALSLLSFLAVSVLILAPMAMADGYSQPQDYQPPAYRKPADGLAAGYYGESCPDMEGIVQRAVKKAFAADYTIAAGLIRLFFHDFAVGGCDASILIDAPGSEKYAAASKTLRGFELIEAIKTELEAKCPKTVSCADILTAATRDASREVGVSYWPLVYGRKDGRQSRKEAADKYVPMGRESVTDLVAFFESKGLNVRDLVVLSGAHTIGKASCAAVKPRLCKNKPETLDGKYGDFLRRKCRRGDAEHERVELDGVTPTAFDNGYYKNLERRMGLLETDQKMLHDSRTRSFVQEMAREPEEFKRQFAESMRWLGNVQVLTGSEGEVRSKCSAVNY, encoded by the exons ATGGGTGCCCGACTCCTCCGCCGAGTCCCACCTCCGGTACGACCACACGTGCAAGGAGATCTTCAAGGGGTGGAACTGCATCGCCAACGGCAAGCGCAACGGCTGCGCCCTCCTCCGCTGGCGATGGAAGCCCGCCGGGTGCGAGCTACTCCCCAGACTCGACCCGCTCCGGTTCTTAGAGCGTCACAGGAACACCAACATTG GGGAGTGAACGGAGAGGTTCGCAAGTGGCGTCCAGCAGGGGCAGACCGAGGTTTCACATTCCTACGCTACAACCTCACCCTCGCATACCACCGAACTAATCTTTTGGTACGCTATGGCAG CTGGTCAGCCAGTCCAAACGGAGGTCCCCTAGAATCTCTTGGATACAAGCAAGGCCACAGGATTGATGTTGATATTGCCGACCAAACATGGGCAGAGGCACCAAGCTTCCATGATATTCTTATTTTCAATACAGGACATTG GTGGTGGTCCTCTTCAAAGTTTGATCCAATACAGTCACCGATGCTCTTCTTTGAGAAAGGGAAGCCGATTATACCTCCTTTACTGCCACCTCAAGGACTGGATTTGACTCTTAAACACATG ATAACATTTGTGAACAAAGCAATGAGACCCAATGGATTGAAATTCTTCAGCACCCAATCTCCTAGACATTTTGAAGGTGGTGATTGGAATGAAG GTCAATCCATCTCTCGACACTTCATTTCTCCGACGAGCACGATGAGGACGGCGTTGTCGCTTCTCTCCTTCCTCGCCGTCTCAGTGCTTATCCTCGCCCCCATGGCGATGGCGGACGGCTACAGCCAGCCGCAAGACTACCAGCCGCCGGCCTACAGGAAGCCCGCGGACGGCCTCGCCGCCGGATACTACGGCGAGTCGTGCCCCGACATGGAGGGCATCGTCCAGAGGGCCGTCAAGAAGGCCTTCGCCGCAGACTACACCATCGCCGCGGGCCTCATCCGCCTCTTCTTCCACGACTTTGCCGTCGGG GGGTGCGACGCGTCGATCCTGATAGACGCGCCGGGGAGCGAGAAGTACGCCGCGGCGAGCAAGACGCTCCGGGGCTTCGAGCTCATCGAGGCCATCAAGACGGAGCTGGAGGCCAAGTGCCCCAAGACCGTCTCCTGCGCCGACATCCTCACCGCCGCCACCCGCGACGCCAGCAGGGAGGTGGGAGTGAGCTACTGGCCGCTCGTCTACGGCCGGAAGGACGGCCGCCAGTCCCGCAAAGAGGCCGCCGACAAGTACGTGCCCATGGGCCGCGAGAGCGTCACAGACCTCGTCGCCTTCTTCGAGTCCAAGGGCCTAAACGTCCGCGACCTCGTCGTCCTCTCCGGCGCGCACACCATCGGCAAGGCCAGCTGTGCCGCCGTGAAGCCGCGTCTCTGCAAGAACAAGCCGGAGACGCTGGACGGCAAGTACGGCGACTTCCTGAGGCGCAAGTGCCGCCGCGGCGACGCGGAGCACGAGCGAGTGGAGCTCGACGGCGTCACGCCCACGGCGTTCGATAACGGGTACTACAAGAACCTGGAGCGCAGGATGGGACTCCTGGAGACGGACCAGAAGATGCTCCATGACTCCCGGACCAGGAGCTTCGTCCAGGAAATGGCCAGAGAGCCCGAGGAATTCAAGCGCCAGTTCGCCGAGTCCATGCGCTGGCTCGGCAACGTGCAGGTCCTCACCGGCAGCGAGGGCGAGGTCCGATCCAAGTGCTCCGCCGTCAACTACTGA